A genome region from Paralichthys olivaceus isolate ysfri-2021 chromosome 6, ASM2471397v2, whole genome shotgun sequence includes the following:
- the ankrd33aa gene encoding photoreceptor ankyrin repeat protein gives MIQGRVRGPMATVCDDPHLGAGPSEDCDILLDDSDSDSVLSDDSVLPDYDMDENPTEPARTLYEACARNDPTSLSSILERGVTKEEANEQDINGRNGLMLAVAKGFVDIVTMLHTCPLIDINHQDSDGNTALMIAAQAGFITILNYIINFYSGVDTEVRDPRGFTALIKAGLQGRQECVSALLMHGADMNAVDMVQGRGLKDWVLRTGRFETLNRIRRLQAHPVAEHFCESYIPEWPQLKQLVEKATAPKTTSQRLRQRLKDSLTFSFPQDPQDNGVMDYMVRMTTSIHSPLIAIGCRPFCPTSPPEIGKRRFAVPELLEKHSIKELEESTVSHSNGSITSASPTTVSATSISLTSCCQDSNRRESQASGGMKSFIPRSMAHRNSIFPSGCIPKIEVTRSGEPTPKKEKKKKREKGYLEPPVWKYKEAKEEKKRAKKQEKQKEQDKKSKGSKRSSNQK, from the exons ATGATCCAAGGCAGAGTGCGGGGTCCAATGGCCACTGTATGTGATGACCCCCACCTGGGGGCAGGCCCATCCGAGGACTGCGACATCCTCCTGGATGATTCAGACTCAGACAGTGTACTTTCTGATGACTCAGTGCTTCCTGACTATGACATGGATGAAAATCCCACAGAGCCGGCTAGAACACTGTACGAGGCCTGTGCCAGGAACGACCCCACGTCCCTGAGCAGCATCCTGGAGAGAGGAGTCACTAAAGAAGAGGCCAATGAGCAGGATATCAATGGCAGG AATGGACTTATGTTGGCTGTGGCAAAGGGTTTCGTCGATATTGTCACCATGCTGCATACATGTCCATTAATAGACATCAACCACCAAGATAGTGATGGTAATACTGCCCTCATGATTGCTGCCCAGGCAG GCTTCATCACCATTCTGAACTATATCATTAACTTCTACTCTGGCGTGGACACTGAGGTCAGGGATCCCCGTGGCTTCACTGCCCTCATCAAGGCAGGCCTGCAGGGCAgacaggagtgtgtgtctgccctgCTAATGCATG GTGCTGATATGAATGCAGTAGACATGGTGCAAGGGAGAGGCCTGAAGGATTGGGTCCTGAGGACAGGAAGGTTTGAAACTTTGAACAGAATACGCCGTCTGCAGGCTCATCCTGTCGCTGAGCATTTCTGTGAAAGCTACATCCCTGAGTGGCCTCAGCTGAAGCAACTGGTGGAAAAGGCCACCGCCCCAAAAACAACCAGTCAGAGACTGAGGCAGCGTCTAAAAGACAGCCTTACTTTCAGCTTCCCTCAGGACCCACAAGACAATGGGGTCATGGACTATATGGTGCGAATGACCACTAGCATCCACAGCCCCCTGATAGCCATTGGCTGCCGTCCTTTCTGTCCCACCAGTCCTCCAGAGATTGGCAAGCGACGGTTTGCCGTGCCTGAACTGCTTGAAAAGCACAGcatcaaggagctggaggagagcacAGTATCCCACAGCAACGGCTCCATCACCTCAGCTTCTCCTACCACTGTGTCAGCCACCTCCATATCTCTGACCTCCTGCTGCCAGGACTCCAACCGCAGGGAGAGCCAGGCCTCAGGTGGCATGAAAAGCTTCATTCCCCGCAGCATGGCACACAGGAACAGCATCTTCCCCTCGGGCTGTATCCCTAAGATTGAAGTGACAAGATCTGGCGAGCCCACtccaaagaaagagaagaagaagaaaagggagaagGGCTACCTGGAGCCTCCTGTCTGGAAGTACAAGGAAGccaaggaagagaaaaaaagagcgaagaagcaggaaaagcaAAAAGAGCAAGATAAAAAGTCCAAGGGGTCCAAACGTTCATCAAACCAAAAATGA